One ANME-2 cluster archaeon genomic region harbors:
- a CDS encoding LysE family translocator, with protein sequence MIDISTMLFIGFSVGLTGALVPGPMLFATIETSLTRGWTSGPRVVSGHALVELLVFVFIVTGFSALASHGVILWISIIGGAVLVIFGVMTFKEGKTATLSGGSTVFKSPFLAGIITSVSHPYFWLWWLTAGAGLILMGLEASLFAASIFLVGHLMADLGWYTLVSTAMSRGRSLMSEVLYRRVLMGCGVFLMIFGVWFMTSQVDLGKLSGLL encoded by the coding sequence ATGATAGATATCTCAACAATGCTGTTCATAGGATTCAGTGTTGGTCTTACTGGTGCTCTTGTGCCCGGACCTATGCTGTTTGCTACCATTGAAACGTCACTGACCAGGGGCTGGACCAGCGGACCCAGGGTGGTATCGGGACATGCATTGGTAGAGTTGCTGGTGTTTGTTTTTATAGTTACAGGTTTTTCTGCGCTGGCCAGTCATGGTGTCATCCTGTGGATTTCGATTATCGGGGGTGCCGTACTGGTGATATTCGGGGTCATGACCTTTAAGGAAGGCAAGACTGCCACACTCTCGGGTGGTAGCACCGTTTTCAAAAGTCCGTTTTTGGCAGGTATAATCACATCCGTATCCCACCCGTATTTCTGGCTGTGGTGGCTGACTGCGGGGGCAGGACTGATACTGATGGGGCTTGAGGCTAGCCTGTTTGCGGCTTCAATATTCCTGGTAGGTCACCTGATGGCGGACCTGGGCTGGTACACGCTGGTGTCTACTGCAATGAGCCGTGGGAGATCGCTGATGTCCGAGGTGCTGTACCGGCGGGTATTGATGGGATGCGGTGTGTTCCTGATGATATTTGGGGTGTGGTTCATGACCAGCCAGGTGGATCTGGGAAAATTGTCAGGATTGCTTTGA
- a CDS encoding transcription initiation factor IIB — MPELEKEREVERPQRSKLREKIRQDKEKVGSFEKPKVECPECGSRSLVQDYERAELVCNECGLVVDSEFIDQGPEWRAFDHDQRMKRSRVGAPMTYTIHDKGLSTMIDWRNRDSYGKSISSKSRAQLYRLRKWQRRIRVSNATERNLAFALSELDRMASALGLSRNVRETAAVVYRKAVDMNLIRGRSIEGVAASALYAACRQCSVPRTLDEIAEVSRVSRKEIGRTYRFISRELGLKLMPTSPIDYIPRFCSGLNLKGEVQSKGVEILRQAAEKELTSGRGPTGVAAAAIYISSILCGDRRTQREVAEVAGVTEVTIRNRYKELAEQLDIEIIL, encoded by the coding sequence CCTAAGGTTGAATGCCCTGAGTGCGGCAGCCGCAGCCTTGTACAGGACTATGAACGGGCAGAACTGGTGTGCAACGAATGTGGCCTGGTAGTGGATTCCGAGTTCATCGACCAGGGACCGGAATGGAGGGCATTTGACCATGACCAGCGCATGAAGAGGAGCAGGGTAGGGGCGCCCATGACCTACACCATTCACGATAAGGGCCTGTCCACAATGATTGACTGGCGTAACCGTGATTCCTATGGCAAATCCATTTCATCCAAGAGCAGGGCCCAGTTGTACCGGCTGCGTAAATGGCAGCGCCGGATAAGGGTCAGTAATGCTACTGAACGAAACCTGGCTTTTGCTCTGTCAGAACTGGACAGGATGGCCAGTGCACTGGGTCTTTCCAGGAATGTGAGGGAAACCGCAGCTGTGGTGTACCGTAAAGCTGTGGATATGAACCTGATACGGGGTCGCAGTATTGAAGGTGTGGCTGCCTCGGCGTTGTATGCAGCTTGCCGCCAGTGCAGCGTGCCACGGACGCTGGACGAGATTGCCGAAGTATCCAGGGTCAGCCGCAAGGAGATTGGCAGGACATACCGGTTCATTTCCAGGGAACTGGGCCTGAAACTCATGCCCACATCACCCATTGACTATATCCCACGGTTCTGCTCGGGCCTGAACCTGAAGGGTGAAGTGCAGTCCAAGGGTGTGGAAATCCTGAGACAGGCCGCAGAGAAGGAACTTACGTCTGGCAGGGGCCCTACCGGTGTTGCGGCAGCGGCTATCTATATATCGAGTATCCTGTGTGGAGACCGCAGGACCCAGCGTGAGGTGGCTGAAGTGGCAGGTGTCACTGAGGTTACCATACGAAACAGATATAAGGAATTGGCTGAACAGTTGGATATAGAAATTATTCTATAA